In a genomic window of Nodosilinea sp. E11:
- the purD gene encoding phosphoribosylamine--glycine ligase codes for MKALVVGSGGREHTLAWSLLRSPKITEVVCVPGNGGTASLPHCRNLAMNANDFEGIARFALVNNLELVVVGPEQPLAEGITDYLQGQGLKVFGPCQAGAQIEASKAWAKALMVEAGIPTARAAVFEDEAAALAYLEQQGAPIVVKADGLAAGKGVTVAHTLEEATQAVTEAFSGKFGAAGNQVVIEEFMTGQEASVLAVTDGQTIRPLVPAQDHKAIGEGDTGPNTGGMGAYAPTPVLSAALMERVQQQVLEPAIATLRRRGIDYRGVLYAGLMITPAGEPKVVEFNCRFGDPETQAVLPLLETPLDEVILACIEGRLESLDLQWQAGAAACVVVAAEGYPDKFPKGMAIEGLDDAAATGALVFHSGTRRKGDSVVADGGRVLGVTGLGDTFEGAIANAYTAIDKICFEGMYYRRDIGYRVKGLS; via the coding sequence GTGAAAGCTCTTGTGGTTGGCAGCGGTGGTCGTGAACATACCCTAGCCTGGTCGCTGTTGCGATCGCCCAAAATTACCGAGGTGGTCTGTGTGCCCGGCAACGGCGGCACCGCCAGTCTGCCCCACTGCCGCAACTTGGCTATGAACGCTAATGACTTTGAAGGCATTGCTCGCTTTGCGCTGGTCAACAACCTGGAGCTAGTCGTGGTGGGGCCAGAACAACCCCTGGCCGAAGGTATCACCGACTACCTACAAGGCCAGGGCCTAAAAGTGTTTGGCCCTTGTCAGGCTGGGGCACAGATCGAGGCCAGTAAGGCCTGGGCCAAGGCACTAATGGTTGAGGCAGGTATTCCCACCGCTCGGGCGGCTGTCTTTGAAGATGAAGCGGCGGCCCTGGCTTATCTAGAGCAGCAGGGGGCACCCATTGTTGTCAAGGCCGACGGCCTGGCGGCGGGCAAAGGTGTCACCGTAGCCCATACTTTAGAGGAGGCTACCCAGGCCGTGACCGAGGCCTTTAGCGGCAAGTTTGGCGCGGCGGGCAATCAAGTGGTGATCGAAGAATTTATGACTGGTCAAGAGGCCTCGGTGCTGGCGGTGACCGACGGGCAAACCATTCGCCCCCTGGTGCCTGCCCAAGACCACAAGGCGATTGGCGAAGGCGACACGGGGCCAAATACGGGTGGCATGGGAGCCTATGCCCCCACTCCGGTGCTCAGTGCTGCCCTGATGGAACGGGTGCAGCAGCAGGTGCTAGAGCCTGCGATCGCCACTCTGCGCCGCCGGGGTATTGACTATCGTGGTGTGCTCTACGCTGGGCTGATGATTACCCCCGCTGGAGAGCCCAAGGTCGTAGAGTTTAACTGTCGCTTTGGCGACCCGGAGACCCAAGCAGTGCTGCCTCTGCTAGAGACCCCTCTAGATGAGGTGATTTTAGCCTGCATTGAAGGACGGCTAGAGTCACTCGATCTCCAGTGGCAGGCTGGTGCTGCCGCCTGTGTAGTGGTAGCCGCTGAGGGCTATCCCGACAAATTTCCCAAGGGCATGGCCATTGAAGGCCTCGACGACGCGGCAGCCACCGGAGCGTTGGTGTTCCATAGCGGGACGCGCCGCAAAGGCGACAGTGTGGTGGCCGACGGCGGCCGGGTGCTGGGGGTGACGGGCCTGGGCGATACCTTTGAAGGGGCGATTGCCAATGCCTACACAGCGATCGACAAAATCTGCTTTGAAGGCATGTATTATCGCCGCGACATTGGCTACCGGGTCAAGGGGCTTTCGTAG
- a CDS encoding ATP-binding protein has product MGKALELLLVDDDAVDRMAICRALDRADLAVQVTEVTSAAQAIAHLGSYRYDCVFLDYRLPEQDGLSLIRQWRAEGVTIPLVVLTGQGDEQIAVDLMKAGASDYLVKTRVSPDRLALLLRNALRVYAAEQREAKAQAQLQQTNLLLTQQNEALENQRRYIEDQNLKLLEAYRVKSEFLATMSHELRTPLNAILGFSQILDSQSKGPLTSHQGEMVKRIFTNGKNLLNLVNDILDLSKLEAQRLSLIPITVDVHQLVQATLSDLRSLAEGKTITLESTLALENPLVINDEHRLRQVLTNLVSNAIKFTDCGRVHITVADAKVDHITLTVTDTGIGIVPEQLPHIFEAFRQVDQTIRRQRPGTGLGLAIVHSLVTIMGGTIAVTSQIGQGTTFVVTLPRQLPAMPALDDRKAAAP; this is encoded by the coding sequence ATGGGTAAAGCGCTAGAGTTGTTGCTAGTCGATGACGATGCGGTTGATCGCATGGCCATTTGCCGAGCTCTCGATCGCGCTGATTTGGCTGTGCAGGTCACCGAAGTTACCAGCGCTGCTCAGGCGATCGCCCACTTGGGTAGCTACCGCTACGATTGTGTTTTTCTAGACTATCGACTGCCCGAGCAGGATGGGCTTTCGCTGATTCGGCAATGGCGCGCCGAAGGGGTAACGATTCCGCTGGTGGTGTTAACTGGCCAGGGCGATGAGCAAATTGCCGTCGACCTCATGAAAGCCGGTGCCAGCGATTATTTAGTCAAAACGCGGGTGTCTCCCGATCGCTTAGCTCTGTTGCTACGCAACGCCCTGCGGGTCTATGCTGCCGAACAGCGCGAGGCCAAAGCCCAAGCTCAGCTTCAGCAGACCAACCTGCTGCTAACCCAACAAAACGAGGCGTTAGAGAACCAGCGGCGCTACATCGAAGATCAAAACCTTAAGCTGCTGGAGGCCTACCGGGTCAAGTCTGAGTTTTTGGCAACGATGTCCCACGAGTTAAGAACGCCCCTCAACGCGATTTTAGGGTTTTCGCAAATTCTCGACAGTCAGTCTAAGGGACCGCTGACCTCGCACCAGGGCGAAATGGTGAAGCGAATTTTTACTAACGGCAAAAATCTGTTAAACCTGGTCAACGATATTCTCGACCTTTCTAAACTAGAGGCCCAGCGGCTCTCGCTCATTCCTATCACCGTCGATGTGCATCAGCTGGTGCAGGCAACGCTCTCTGATCTGCGATCGCTGGCCGAGGGCAAAACGATTACCTTAGAGAGCACCCTTGCCCTCGAAAACCCTCTGGTGATCAATGACGAACATCGCCTACGCCAGGTGCTGACCAACCTAGTGTCTAACGCCATCAAGTTTACCGATTGCGGTCGGGTTCACATCACTGTCGCCGACGCCAAAGTCGATCACATTACTCTGACCGTTACCGACACCGGCATTGGCATTGTGCCTGAGCAACTGCCCCATATTTTTGAAGCCTTTCGCCAGGTTGATCAAACCATTCGTCGGCAGCGTCCCGGCACGGGGCTGGGGTTAGCGATCGTGCATTCCCTAGTGACCATTATGGGGGGCACCATCGCCGTCACTAGCCAAATTGGCCAAGGCACTACCTTTGTCGTTACCCTGCCCCGGCAGCTACCAGCGATGCCGGCTCTAGACGATCGCAAAGCAGCCGCCCCGTGA
- a CDS encoding response regulator has translation MEKRTVNVLLVEDDEVDVMNVQRAFKRERIDNPLYIAQNGVDALNMLRGEDSTAVPGHRRLVLLDINMPKMNGLEFLQELRQDEQLKSTPVVVLTTSDADQDRLEAYRLNVAGYILKPVTFSIFAEVMAALNEYWSLCEIP, from the coding sequence ATGGAAAAGCGCACTGTTAATGTTCTGCTCGTCGAAGACGACGAAGTGGACGTCATGAACGTTCAGCGAGCCTTTAAGCGCGAGCGCATTGACAATCCACTGTACATTGCCCAAAATGGCGTAGATGCCCTCAACATGCTACGTGGCGAAGATTCTACCGCTGTGCCAGGCCACCGTCGACTCGTGCTGCTAGACATCAACATGCCCAAAATGAACGGGCTAGAGTTTTTACAAGAACTGCGCCAAGACGAGCAGTTAAAATCGACCCCGGTCGTCGTACTGACGACCTCCGATGCCGACCAAGATCGCCTAGAGGCGTACCGGTTAAATGTGGCAGGCTATATCCTGAAGCCAGTGACCTTTTCCATTTTTGCAGAGGTAATGGCGGCCCTTAATGAATACTGGTCGCTGTGTGAAATTCCATAG
- a CDS encoding DUF3326 domain-containing protein, whose product MHAVSGRRPYTAVLVVPTGIGAAVGGYAGDALPVARAMAAVVDTLITHPNVMNGAQLYWPLPNAYYVEGYGLDQFAAGTWGLRPVHRNRIGLVLDAAIEDDLRWRHLQAADAARATLGLDLIDYVVTDAPLEVSLRTATSGATWGTIGRPDSLLRAAERAIAAGAEAIAVVARFPEDTDSDVLQDYRQGQGVDPLAGAEAVISHLVVRTLRVPCAHAPALSPLPLDPSVAAKSAAEEIGYTFLPCVLAGLSRAPQFVVSPTPLGQAKDTLWANQVDAIVVPASACGGSALLSLGRRSLAIAVEANATALAVSPESVGVPAVRVASYLEAVGLLAAHRAGIHPQALTAQMPHLRELRPDPQILPLGR is encoded by the coding sequence ATGCATGCTGTCTCTGGTCGTCGTCCCTACACTGCGGTGCTGGTGGTGCCTACGGGCATTGGGGCCGCCGTGGGCGGCTACGCGGGCGATGCCCTGCCGGTGGCGCGGGCAATGGCAGCGGTAGTCGATACGCTGATCACTCACCCCAACGTGATGAATGGGGCGCAGTTGTACTGGCCCCTGCCCAATGCCTACTATGTGGAGGGCTATGGGCTAGACCAATTTGCGGCGGGTACTTGGGGACTGCGCCCCGTGCACCGCAATCGCATTGGGCTGGTGCTCGATGCTGCGATCGAAGACGATCTGCGCTGGCGACACCTACAGGCAGCAGATGCAGCCCGGGCAACGCTGGGGCTAGATTTGATTGACTATGTGGTTACCGATGCACCCCTGGAAGTAAGCCTACGCACGGCGACGTCTGGGGCCACTTGGGGGACCATTGGGCGGCCCGACAGTCTGCTGCGGGCGGCAGAGCGGGCGATCGCCGCTGGAGCCGAGGCGATCGCCGTAGTGGCCCGCTTTCCTGAAGACACCGATAGTGACGTGCTGCAAGACTACCGCCAGGGCCAGGGGGTTGACCCCTTGGCTGGGGCTGAAGCGGTGATCAGCCATCTGGTGGTGCGCACCCTGAGGGTGCCCTGCGCCCACGCTCCAGCCCTGAGCCCGCTGCCGTTAGATCCCTCGGTTGCGGCAAAGTCGGCAGCGGAAGAAATTGGCTATACCTTTTTGCCCTGCGTGCTGGCAGGATTGAGCCGCGCCCCCCAGTTTGTGGTTAGCCCCACCCCACTGGGGCAGGCCAAAGATACGCTGTGGGCCAACCAGGTAGACGCCATCGTGGTACCGGCCAGTGCCTGCGGCGGCAGTGCGCTGCTGAGTCTAGGCCGGCGATCGCTGGCGATCGCCGTCGAAGCCAACGCTACGGCCCTGGCCGTCAGTCCCGAATCGGTCGGTGTCCCAGCGGTGCGGGTGGCCTCGTACCTAGAAGCGGTGGGGTTGTTAGCGGCCCATCGCGCGGGCATTCATCCCCAGGCCCTAACGGCCCAAATGCCCCACCTGAGAGAACTTCGTCCTGATCCCCAGATTCTTCCTTTGGGCAGATAG
- a CDS encoding 2Fe-2S iron-sulfur cluster-binding protein, whose translation MATSYTVEVHHRGTTHTITVPDDQTILAAAHAVGLDLPTSCGAGVCTTCAALVLEGDVDQSDGMGVSTELQAEGYALLCVAYPRSDIKLETEKEDIVYQKQFGQG comes from the coding sequence ATGGCTACCAGCTACACCGTCGAAGTTCATCACCGGGGCACCACTCACACCATCACCGTTCCAGACGATCAAACCATTCTGGCGGCGGCTCACGCCGTGGGGTTAGATCTGCCCACCTCCTGTGGAGCGGGGGTCTGCACCACCTGCGCGGCTCTGGTGCTAGAGGGCGACGTAGATCAAAGCGATGGCATGGGGGTGAGCACCGAACTTCAGGCGGAAGGATATGCGCTGCTGTGCGTGGCCTACCCTCGCTCTGATATCAAGCTAGAGACGGAAAAAGAAGACATCGTCTACCAAAAGCAGTTTGGCCAGGGCTAA
- a CDS encoding DUF2854 domain-containing protein, with protein MLGRIKLGRINLSLVLLAVGGVLTIIGFIAYFQDNSTLNLVGFFYGIPVLLGGLALRAAELEPAPYTQPTPPEVLKLREEQATPTQNQVRLDVTRYRYGQEAHLDVALQKLGLSPSGQECPELSGLHETEIDGNYALVLEFESSTVPFSTWVDKQAKIETFFGPSVRAQLSQPAEDQVNLALVTQLEPAAAAVVKA; from the coding sequence ATGCTGGGGCGAATTAAGTTGGGGCGTATCAACCTGAGTTTGGTGCTGCTGGCCGTGGGCGGTGTGCTCACCATCATTGGCTTCATTGCCTATTTTCAAGACAACTCCACCCTCAATCTGGTCGGCTTTTTCTACGGCATTCCAGTGTTGTTGGGCGGCTTGGCACTGCGGGCGGCTGAGCTAGAGCCCGCCCCCTACACCCAGCCCACCCCACCAGAGGTGCTCAAACTGCGCGAAGAGCAGGCCACTCCTACCCAAAACCAGGTGCGCCTCGATGTCACCCGCTATCGCTACGGTCAAGAAGCTCATCTCGACGTAGCGCTACAAAAGCTAGGGCTGAGCCCCTCTGGGCAAGAGTGCCCCGAACTCAGCGGCTTGCACGAAACCGAGATCGACGGCAACTATGCCCTGGTGCTGGAGTTTGAGTCCTCCACTGTGCCGTTCTCTACCTGGGTAGACAAGCAAGCCAAGATCGAGACCTTCTTTGGCCCCAGCGTGCGGGCTCAACTCAGCCAGCCCGCCGAGGACCAGGTAAATTTAGCCCTGGTTACGCAGCTAGAGCCTGCTGCTGCCGCTGTGGTAAAAGCTTAG
- a CDS encoding class I SAM-dependent methyltransferase has translation MTCHPVLAQAKTGRGLLVSTLQGILMVALLWGLTACGTTTLQASTEYQTVSPSSDGIGRVYLGREIAQTMGHEGAGWLDRPSRVLQERPQIAIAALDLAPSDTVADIGAGTGYFARRIAPLVPQGKVLAVDIQPEMLALLQTELEARGIDNVELVLGQPDSPNLPPNSIDLALMVDAYHEFDYPREMMQGVVAALKPGGRVVLAEYRAENPMVMIKRLHKMTVAQVRREMAAVGLEWIKTDDRLPEQHLLFFQRSAQGPA, from the coding sequence ATGACCTGTCACCCGGTTTTAGCCCAGGCAAAAACTGGTCGAGGGCTATTGGTGTCTACCCTACAGGGCATCCTTATGGTGGCCCTGCTGTGGGGCCTCACCGCCTGCGGAACGACTACTCTTCAGGCTAGTACTGAGTATCAAACGGTTTCCCCTAGCTCAGACGGCATTGGCCGAGTTTACCTAGGCCGAGAAATTGCCCAAACCATGGGCCACGAGGGGGCTGGTTGGCTCGATCGCCCCAGTCGAGTGCTGCAAGAACGGCCTCAAATTGCGATCGCTGCCCTTGATCTGGCTCCCTCCGATACCGTTGCCGACATCGGCGCTGGCACCGGCTATTTTGCCCGGCGCATCGCCCCACTAGTACCCCAGGGCAAAGTATTGGCGGTTGACATTCAGCCTGAAATGCTCGCCCTGCTCCAGACCGAACTTGAGGCCAGGGGCATCGATAACGTAGAGCTCGTGCTCGGCCAACCCGACAGCCCCAACCTGCCGCCCAACTCCATCGACCTGGCCCTGATGGTCGATGCCTACCACGAGTTTGATTACCCCCGCGAGATGATGCAGGGCGTTGTTGCGGCCCTCAAACCCGGTGGGCGGGTGGTGCTGGCTGAATATCGGGCCGAAAACCCTATGGTGATGATCAAGCGGCTGCACAAGATGACTGTGGCCCAGGTGCGGCGCGAAATGGCGGCGGTGGGCCTAGAGTGGATAAAAACCGACGATCGCCTGCCCGAGCAGCACCTGCTGTTTTTTCAAAGGTCAGCTCAAGGGCCAGCCTGA
- the psbP gene encoding photosystem II reaction center PsbP, whose protein sequence is MLKRLATVLLIIFAVTLQGCVGGGGGLQAYANPYSGYEFMYPTGWVEVNVPGAADVVFHDFIHETENVSVVISEVPEGKDLDALGTPTEVGYKLSKSFSALAGDDSSVDLLSAQRIATVDDKTYYILEYLADLPAGPRHNLASAIVRRGKLYTFNASTDESRWEKVKDMMKQSVASFKVS, encoded by the coding sequence ATGCTAAAGCGGCTGGCCACAGTGCTTTTGATTATTTTTGCCGTTACCCTACAGGGCTGTGTAGGCGGCGGTGGTGGTCTTCAGGCCTATGCCAACCCGTACTCGGGCTATGAGTTCATGTACCCCACTGGCTGGGTTGAGGTCAACGTGCCCGGTGCCGCCGACGTGGTGTTTCACGACTTTATTCACGAAACCGAAAACGTCAGCGTGGTGATTAGCGAAGTGCCCGAGGGCAAAGATCTCGATGCCCTTGGCACCCCCACTGAGGTCGGCTACAAGCTCTCCAAGAGTTTTAGCGCCCTAGCGGGAGATGACAGCAGCGTTGATCTGCTTAGCGCCCAGCGCATCGCCACCGTCGATGATAAGACCTACTACATCCTCGAATACCTGGCCGATCTCCCCGCCGGGCCGCGTCACAACCTGGCTAGCGCCATCGTACGCCGGGGCAAGCTCTACACCTTTAACGCCTCCACCGACGAGAGCCGCTGGGAGAAGGTGAAAGACATGATGAAGCAGTCGGTGGCGTCGTTTAAGGTGTCTTAG
- a CDS encoding nucleoside triphosphate pyrophosphatase, which translates to MFTSPRPQFVLASASKARRVLLVGAGIHPFVYPSNFDEDQVKVTDPPTYVATLARCKAELVAPQFPSALVMGCDSVMAFNGRIYGKPDDKEDAIARWQKMRGQMGEIHTGHALIAPDGRTLVHSAVTRVYFANIDDATIAAYVNTGEPLACAGAFSSDGKGALMIEKIEGCHSNVIGLSLPLLRTMLEELGYRATDFW; encoded by the coding sequence ATGTTCACCTCTCCCCGCCCCCAATTCGTACTTGCTTCAGCTTCCAAGGCCCGTCGCGTCCTGCTGGTGGGAGCAGGCATTCACCCCTTTGTCTACCCCAGTAACTTTGACGAAGACCAGGTCAAGGTCACTGACCCACCCACCTACGTGGCCACCCTGGCCCGCTGTAAGGCCGAGTTGGTCGCGCCCCAGTTCCCTAGCGCGCTGGTGATGGGGTGTGACTCGGTAATGGCGTTTAACGGTCGGATCTACGGCAAACCCGACGACAAAGAGGATGCGATCGCCCGCTGGCAGAAAATGCGCGGCCAGATGGGTGAAATTCATACCGGTCATGCGCTGATTGCCCCCGACGGCCGCACCCTGGTGCACAGCGCCGTCACCCGCGTCTACTTTGCCAATATTGACGACGCTACCATCGCCGCCTACGTCAACACGGGTGAACCCCTAGCCTGTGCCGGGGCCTTTTCCAGCGATGGCAAGGGGGCGCTAATGATTGAGAAAATTGAGGGTTGTCACAGCAACGTCATCGGTCTCAGCCTGCCGCTATTGCGCACCATGCTAGAAGAACTGGGCTACCGAGCGACGGATTTTTGGTGA
- the acpP gene encoding acyl carrier protein, giving the protein MSAETFEKVKKIVSEQLGVEEADVKPEASFANDLGADSLDTVELVMALEEEFGIEIPDEAAEGIATVQDAVNFIEEKAPA; this is encoded by the coding sequence ATGAGCGCAGAGACATTTGAAAAGGTCAAAAAGATTGTCAGCGAGCAGCTAGGGGTCGAAGAAGCCGACGTTAAACCCGAAGCTAGCTTTGCCAATGACCTGGGCGCTGATTCTCTCGATACTGTGGAGCTAGTCATGGCTCTAGAAGAAGAATTTGGCATTGAAATTCCTGACGAAGCCGCTGAAGGCATTGCCACCGTACAAGACGCTGTGAACTTCATTGAAGAGAAAGCGCCGGCCTAG
- the fabF gene encoding beta-ketoacyl-ACP synthase II, producing the protein MANSDSKRVVVTGMDAITPIGNSLEEYWAGLVAGRSGTARITHFDPSQHASQIAAEVKGFDPGEFLDRKEVKRMDRFSQFAVIAGQRALAHSGLTITDLNAEQIGTCIGSGIGGLKVLEDQQEIYLNRGPSRCSPFMIPMMIANMAAGLTAIHTGAKGPSTCPVTACAAGSNAIGDAFRLIQNGYAQAMICGGTEAAVTPLSVAGFSSARALSTRNDDPTTASRPFDRSRDGFVIGEGCGILVLEELNHAISRGATIYSEIVGYGMTCDAYHMTAPVPGGAGAARCIQLALKDAGVSPTDISYVNAHGTSTGANDPTETQAIKTALGEAAYRVAVSSTKSMTGHLLGGSGGIEGVATCLAIANDVAPPTINLHDPDPDCDLDYIPNQSRPMPIEVAISNSFGFGGHNVTLVFKKYRS; encoded by the coding sequence ATGGCAAATTCTGACTCAAAGCGCGTTGTGGTTACCGGCATGGATGCCATTACCCCCATTGGCAATAGCCTGGAGGAGTACTGGGCTGGGCTGGTGGCCGGGCGCAGCGGCACTGCCCGCATTACCCACTTTGACCCTTCTCAGCATGCGTCTCAAATTGCGGCAGAAGTCAAGGGGTTTGATCCAGGCGAGTTTCTCGATCGCAAAGAAGTCAAGCGCATGGATCGCTTCTCTCAGTTTGCGGTGATTGCCGGTCAGCGAGCCCTGGCCCATTCTGGTCTGACCATTACCGATCTCAACGCCGAGCAAATTGGCACCTGCATTGGCTCTGGCATTGGCGGTCTTAAGGTGCTAGAAGACCAACAAGAAATCTACCTGAACCGAGGCCCCAGCCGCTGTAGCCCCTTCATGATTCCGATGATGATCGCCAATATGGCGGCGGGGTTGACAGCCATTCACACTGGGGCCAAGGGGCCGAGCACCTGCCCAGTCACGGCCTGTGCCGCCGGGTCTAACGCCATTGGTGATGCCTTTCGCCTGATTCAAAACGGCTATGCCCAGGCCATGATCTGCGGCGGTACCGAAGCGGCGGTGACTCCCCTATCCGTAGCGGGATTTTCCTCGGCTCGTGCCCTTTCGACCCGCAATGATGACCCCACTACCGCCAGCCGTCCCTTCGACCGCAGCCGCGACGGCTTTGTAATTGGTGAAGGTTGTGGCATTCTCGTTCTCGAAGAGCTCAACCATGCCATCAGCCGGGGGGCCACTATCTATAGCGAGATCGTGGGCTACGGTATGACCTGCGATGCCTACCACATGACCGCGCCAGTGCCCGGTGGGGCAGGGGCTGCCCGCTGCATTCAGCTGGCTCTGAAAGATGCGGGGGTCTCGCCCACCGACATTAGCTATGTCAACGCCCACGGCACCAGCACCGGAGCCAACGACCCCACAGAAACCCAGGCGATCAAGACGGCTCTAGGGGAAGCCGCCTATCGAGTCGCGGTAAGCTCGACTAAATCGATGACTGGGCACCTGCTGGGGGGCTCTGGGGGCATTGAGGGGGTGGCAACCTGCTTAGCGATCGCTAACGATGTGGCCCCGCCCACCATCAACCTGCATGACCCAGACCCCGACTGTGATCTTGACTACATCCCTAACCAAAGTCGTCCGATGCCCATTGAAGTGGCCATCTCTAACTCCTTTGGCTTTGGCGGTCACAATGTGACCCTGGTGTTTAAGAAATACCGTAGCTAG
- the tkt gene encoding transketolase, translating to MAVATQSLEELCINSIRFLAIDAVEKAKSGHPGLPMGAAPMAYVLWDKFMRFNPKNPQWFNRDRFVLSAGHGCMLQYALLYLTGYDSVTLDDIKEFRQWGARTPGHPENFETAGVEVTTGPLGQGIANAVGLAMAEAHLAAKFNKPDATIVDHHTYVILGDGCNMEGVSGEACSLAGHLGLGKLIALYDDNHISIDGSTDISFTEDVSKRFEAYGWHVQHVENGNTDLDAIAQAIEAAKAVTDRPSMIKVTTTIGYGSPNRQNTAGVHGAALGGDEIKATRENLGWSHGDFETPEDALNHMRKAIERGASHEAEWNDIMATYRSKYAAEAAEFERMLSGRLPEGWADALPTYTPEDKALATRKNSEVTLNALAPAIPELIGGSADLTHSNLTELKISGSFQKGAYENRNLRFGVREHGMGAICNGIALHNSGLIPYCATFLVFADYMRAAIRLSALSQAGVIYVMTHDSIGLGEDGPTHQPVETIASLRAIPNLIVIRPADGTETSGAYKVAVEHRKTPTLMAFSRQNLPNLPGSSIEGVAKGAYTVDDCDGTPELILIGTGSEVSLCVDAAQELRAAGTKVRVVSMPSWELFDAQDAAYQESVLPKAVTKRLAVEAGITMGWCRYVGAEGDVIGVDRFGASAPGNLVMQKFGFTVENVVSKAKALLG from the coding sequence ATGGCTGTTGCAACCCAATCTTTAGAAGAACTCTGTATCAATTCCATTCGCTTTTTGGCGATTGACGCCGTGGAAAAGGCCAAGTCTGGCCACCCCGGTCTGCCGATGGGCGCGGCCCCCATGGCCTATGTGCTGTGGGATAAGTTCATGCGGTTTAACCCCAAGAACCCCCAGTGGTTCAATCGCGATCGCTTTGTGCTGTCGGCGGGCCACGGCTGCATGCTGCAATACGCCCTGCTATACCTGACCGGCTATGACAGCGTGACGCTTGACGACATCAAGGAGTTCCGCCAGTGGGGCGCTCGCACCCCCGGCCACCCCGAAAATTTTGAGACCGCTGGGGTAGAAGTGACCACCGGCCCCCTGGGGCAGGGCATTGCTAACGCCGTTGGCCTGGCTATGGCTGAGGCGCACCTGGCCGCCAAGTTCAACAAGCCCGATGCCACCATTGTCGATCACCACACCTACGTGATTTTGGGCGACGGCTGCAACATGGAAGGGGTTTCGGGCGAAGCCTGCTCGCTAGCGGGCCACCTGGGCCTGGGCAAACTCATTGCCCTCTACGACGACAACCACATCTCCATCGACGGTTCCACCGATATTTCCTTCACCGAAGATGTGTCTAAGCGGTTTGAAGCCTACGGCTGGCATGTGCAGCATGTTGAAAACGGCAACACAGATTTAGATGCGATCGCTCAGGCGATCGAAGCCGCCAAAGCGGTCACCGATCGCCCCTCGATGATCAAAGTCACCACCACGATTGGTTATGGCTCGCCCAACCGACAAAACACCGCTGGCGTTCACGGCGCGGCTCTAGGCGGGGACGAAATCAAAGCCACCCGCGAAAACCTGGGCTGGAGCCACGGTGACTTTGAGACCCCTGAAGACGCTCTCAACCACATGCGCAAAGCGATCGAGCGCGGTGCCAGCCACGAGGCCGAGTGGAACGACATCATGGCGACCTACCGCTCGAAGTACGCCGCTGAAGCCGCCGAGTTCGAGCGCATGCTCTCGGGTCGGCTGCCCGAAGGCTGGGCCGACGCTCTGCCCACCTACACCCCCGAAGACAAGGCCCTGGCCACCCGCAAAAACTCCGAGGTTACCCTCAACGCCCTGGCCCCCGCCATCCCTGAGCTGATTGGCGGTTCTGCCGACCTCACCCACTCGAACCTGACCGAGCTAAAAATCTCGGGCAGCTTCCAAAAAGGGGCCTACGAAAACCGCAACCTGCGCTTCGGCGTCCGCGAACACGGCATGGGTGCCATTTGCAACGGCATTGCCCTGCACAACTCGGGTCTCATTCCCTACTGCGCCACCTTCCTGGTGTTTGCCGACTACATGCGGGCGGCCATTCGCCTCTCGGCCCTCTCCCAGGCGGGCGTGATTTACGTCATGACCCACGACTCCATTGGTCTGGGCGAAGATGGTCCCACCCACCAGCCGGTCGAAACCATCGCCTCCCTGCGGGCTATTCCCAACCTGATTGTGATTCGCCCCGCCGATGGCACCGAAACCTCTGGGGCCTACAAGGTGGCGGTAGAACACCGCAAGACCCCGACGCTGATGGCCTTTAGCCGTCAAAACCTGCCCAACCTGCCCGGTTCTTCTATTGAAGGTGTCGCCAAAGGGGCCTATACCGTTGACGATTGCGACGGCACCCCCGAGCTGATTCTCATCGGCACCGGCAGCGAGGTTAGCCTCTGCGTCGATGCCGCTCAGGAACTGCGGGCAGCCGGTACCAAGGTACGGGTAGTCTCCATGCCCTCCTGGGAACTGTTTGATGCCCAAGACGCTGCCTACCAGGAGTCGGTGCTGCCCAAGGCTGTAACCAAGCGCCTAGCCGTGGAAGCGGGCATTACCATGGGCTGGTGCCGTTACGTAGGGGCTGAAGGCGACGTGATCGGCGTTGACCGCTTCGGGGCCTCTGCTCCTGGTAATCTGGTGATGCAAAAGTTTGGCTTCACCGTTGAGAACGTGGTAAGCAAAGCGAAGGCTCTGCTGGGCTAG